One segment of Brassica napus cultivar Da-Ae chromosome C3, Da-Ae, whole genome shotgun sequence DNA contains the following:
- the LOC106383473 gene encoding F-box/FBD/LRR-repeat protein At5g18770, whose translation MDGNEFTILPKVGQLWVIYRLWAPHFGVGALDEHCLDFDMVQVLDDAFNYKVLALEQVLVTSEEKNKFFRAAKSRPSYCYDEDGPGVIFTIPQSKMLRFSHPIPASPVTKEGDDHLIDRINRRELQWRSSSISPKSGKPSFIFFSPSLLVCLLLYPVYLLERSSFCKEVKSFDFCSNLIKLRVASRSVREGGVVIRGEDRISLLPEPLLCHILSFLTTDQAVRTSVLSSRWRHIWRWVPRLELDSFDFTNDKVCVEFIDKFLAFQGKYYLREFKLTIDHDFFDGEACLSIVDMRKLERFQVENRFRLNSIFYIATPLKLSLCEALVCLKLQFVRLYDLKSLSLPCLKIMFLEDVVLPSDAAAEELISCSPVLEVLKICLSKDDFVVALRVCSLSLKSFTLKRAEPVHADARAVIHSVVIDTPKLEYLSLMDYYELVSFESFEIISMAESVKVNLDFNFVMTREYFSGMEILYNLLKNFSRVGDVTMSWRTLQFIYVLYHKDPLPKFHALTRLRATMCLNTLPDLLPIVLETMPNLKHLSLVTICLNELFRDLWLGRLSEFSTVLPRCLVSSLESVEMESPVTEIATELYLARYFMKNSTTLKKLVLRLNQSSTGEKHKPGVLEQLIKSPRRSTLCQLEVITVVPASEEDVYVKSNRF comes from the exons ATGGATGGAAATGAATTTACCATTCTCCCCAAGGTTGGTCAGTTGTGGGTGATTTACAGACTTTGGGCTCCTCACTTTGGTGTCGGAGCACTAGACGAACACTGCTTGGACTTTGACATGGTCCAAGTTCTTGATGACGCCTTTAACTACAAGGTTTTAGCGCTGGAGCAAGTCTTGGTTACTAGTGAAGAGAAGAATAAGTTCTTTAGAGCGGCTAAGAGTAGGCCATCTTATTGTTATGATGAGGATGGGCCAGGAGTGATATTTACAATCCCACAGTCGAAAATGCTCAGATTCTCTCATCCGATTCCTGCTTCCCCTGTAACCAAAGAG GGAGACGATCACTTGATAGATCGAATAAACAGGAGAGAGCTTCAATGGAGAAGTTCTTCTATAAGTCCCAAAAGCGGTAAgccctctttcatcttcttctctccttCCTTGCTTGTTTGTCTGTTACTCTACCCTGTTTACCTCTTGGAACGCAGTAGCTTTTGTAAGGAAGttaaaagtttcgatttttgTAGTAATCTTATCAAGTTACGTGTCGCTTCTAGGTCAGTTCGAGAAGGAGGAGTAGTTATCAGAGGGGAAGATAGGATAAGCTTATTACCTGAACCGTTGTTATGTCACATACTCAGCTTTCTCACCACCGACCAAGCGGTTCGGACAAGTGTTTTGTCCTCAAGATGGAGACATATCTGGAGATGGGTCCCTAGGTTAGAACTAGACAGCTTTGATTTCACAAACGACAAAGTCTGTGTGGAGTTCATCGACAAGTTTCTTGCTTTCCAAGGCAAGTACTACTTGCGTGAGTTCAAATTAACCATTGACCACGATTTCTTCGATGGTGAGGCTTGTCTCAGTATAGTGgatatgaggaagcttgaacGTTTCCAAGTCGAGAACCGGTTTAGACTCAATAGCATATTTTACATAGCGACACCCTTAAAGCTTTCCTTGTGTGAGGCATTGGTCTGCTTAAAGCTCCAATTTGTTAGGCTGTATGATTTGAAGTCTCTTTCCTTGCCCTGTCTCAAGATCATGTTCCTGGAAGACGTTGTTCTGCCTAGCGACGCGGCTGCAGAGGAGTTGATCTCTTGCTCGCCGGTTCtagaagttttgaagatatgcCTGAGTAAAGATGATTTCGTGGTAGCTTTACGTGTCTGCTCACTGTCACTAAAGAGCTTCACTTTAAAACGAGCGGAACCTGTTCATGCTGATGCTCGTGCTGTTATACATTCAGTTGTGATCGATACCCCAAAACTCGAGTATCTGAGTCTCATGGATTACTACGAACTCGTAAGCTTCGAAAGCTTTGAGATAATCAGTATGGCTGAGTCTGTCAAAGTTAATTTAGATTTCAATTTTGTGATGACAAGAGAGTACTTTTCGGGCATGGAAATCCTCTACAATCTTCTCAAGAACTTTTCACGTGTTGGAGATGTGACCATGTCATGGAGAACTCTGCAG TTTATATATGTCCTCTATCATAAGGATCCACTCCCAAAATTTCATGCCTTGACCCGTTTGCGTGCCACTATGTGCTTAAACACATTGCCTGATCTGTTGCCAATTGTTCTTGAGACCATGCCGAACCTGAAACACTTGTCATTGGTAACAATTTGCTTAAAC GAGCTGTTTCGTGATTTATGGTTGGGAAGGTTGTCTGAATTCTCCACTGTGCTGCCTCGTTGTTTGGTATCGTCTCTTGAATCTGTTGAAATGGAAAGCCCGGTCACGGAGATAGCTACTGAATTGTATTTGGCTAGATACTTTATGAAGAACTCTACAACACTCAAGAAGCTCGTGCTACGTTTGAATCAGTCTTCAACTGGAGAGAAACACAAGCCTGGTGTCTTGGAACAACTCATTAAATCTCCAAGACGCTCTACTTTGTGTCAGTTGGAAGTTATTACTGTGGTTCCAGCGTCTGAGGAGGATGTCTATGTAAAATCCAATAGGTTCTAG